The following are encoded together in the Tursiops truncatus isolate mTurTru1 chromosome 10, mTurTru1.mat.Y, whole genome shotgun sequence genome:
- the ITIH4 gene encoding inter-alpha-trypsin inhibitor heavy chain H4 isoform X4 has protein sequence MKTPAPGRACGVVLVLLSLATLQTLRAQKNDIDIYSLTVDSRVSSRFAHTVVTSRVVNKASTLQEVTFQMELPKKAFITNFSMIIDGVTYPGNIKEKAAAQEQYSAAVERGESAGLVKATGRKTEQFQVSVSVAPAAKITFELVYEELLVRHLGAYELLLKVQPQQLVKHLQMDIYIFEPQGISFLETESTFMTNELAEALTTTQNKTKAHVRFRPTLSQQQKSPEQQQDTVLDGNFIVRYDVDRTVSGGSIQIENGYFVHYFAPEHLATIPKNVIFVIDKSGSMSGRKIQQTREALIKILGDLGPRDQFNLISFSGEATPWKPQLVAASAENVNAAKSYAAAIQARGGTNINDAILMAVQLLERANREELLPPGSVTLIILLTDGDPTVGETNPSEIQKNVQEAIDGQHSLFCLGFGFDVSYAFLEKLALDNGGLARRIYEDSDSALQLQDFYQEVANPLMTSVAFEYPSNTVEAVTQDAFRLFFKGSELVVAGKLRDQSPDVFSAKVRGQLHMENITFVTESRVAEQEEAFWSPRYIFHSFMERLWAYLTIQQLLEQTVSMPDAEKQALEARALNLSLSYSFVTPLTSMVITKPEGQEQSQVAEKPVENENRHRNVHSGHTLFRYHSVGGKASRVSGGSSADPVFSTRRGWRGQGPPGPLHPHLPYPPHRTPWRPTPPDVMPQTTMASPHHAPIQPPSVILPLPGRSVDRLCVDLKRSQGPTNLLSDPGQGIEVTGHYETEKGHFSWIEVTFEKPQLQVRASPEHVVVTRNRRSSAYKWKKTLYSVMPGLKMTMDKAGLLLLSSPDRVTIGLLSWDGPGAGLRLLLRDTDRFSSHINGTLGQFYQGVLWEPLAAADDSKRTLKVQGHDHSATRELKLDYQEGPPGTEISCWSVEL, from the exons ATGaagaccccagcccctggccgCGCCTGCGGCGTCGTGCTGGTCCTGCTCTCGCTGGCCACCCTCCAGACCCTCAGGGCCCAAAAG AATGACATCGACATCTACAGCCTCACTGTAGACTCCAGGGTCTCATCCCGATTTGCCCACACAGTCGTCACCAGCCGGGTGGTCAACAAGGCCAGTACTTTGCAGGAGGTCACCTTCCAGATGGAGCTGCCCAAGAAAGCCTTTATCACCAACTTCTCCAT gatCATTGATGGTGTGACCTACCCCGGTAACATCAAGGAGAAGGCTGCAGCCCAGGAGCAGTACAGCGCGGCtgtggagaggggagagagcgCCGGCCTCGTCAA GGCCACTGGGAGAAAGACAGAGCAGTTCCAGGTGTCAGTCAGTGTGGCGCCCGCTGCCAAGATCACCTTCGAGCTGGTGTATGAGGAGCTCCTGGTGCGGCATCTGGGAGCGTACGAGCTGCTGCTGAAAGTCCAGCCCCAGCAGCTGGTCAAGCACCTGCAG ATGGACATTTACATCTTTGAGCCTCAGGGCATCAGCTTTCTGGAGACAGAGAGCACCTTCATGACCAATGAACTGGCAGAGGCCCTCACCACCACACAGAACAAGACCAAG GCTCATGTCCGATTCAGGCCGACGCTGTCCCAGCAGCAAAAGTCTCCAGAGCAGCAGCAGGACACAGTCCTGGATGGCAACTTCATCGTCCGCTATGATGTGGACCGGACTGTCTCCGGGGGTTCCAttcag ATCGAGAATGGCTACTTTGTGCACTACTTTGCCCCTGAGCACCTGGCCACGATACCCAAGAACGTGATCTTCGTCATTGACAAGAGCGGCTCCATGAGCGGCAGGAAAATCCAGCAG ACCCGGGAAGCCCTCATCAAGATCCTGGGTGACCTCGGTCCCCGTGACCAGTTCAACCTCATCAGCTTCAGTGGGGAAGCAACCCCGTGGAAGCCACAGCTAGTGGCAGCCTCGGCTGAGAACGTGAACGCGGCCAAGAGCTACGCCGCTGCCATCCAGGCCCGGGGAG GGACCAATATAAACGATGCGATACTGATGGCCGTGCAGCTGCTAGAGAGAGCCAACCGGGAGGAGCTGCTGCCCCCAGGAAGCGTCACCCTCATCATCCTCCTCACCGACGGCGACCCCACTGTGG GGGAAACCAACCCCTCAGAGATCCAGAAGAACGTTCAGGAAGCCATAGACGGCCAGCACAGCCTCTTCTGCCTGGGCTTCGGCTTCGACGTCAGCTACGCCTTCCTGGAGAAGCTGGCACTGGACAACGGTGGCCTGGCCCGGCGCATCTATGAGGACTCGGACTCCGCACTGCAGCTCCAG GACTTCTACCAAGAGGTGGCCAACCCACTGATGACATCGGTGGCCTTCGAGTACCCAAGCAACACCGTGGAGGCGGTCACACAGGACGCCTTCCGGCTGTTCTTCAAGGGCTCCGAGTTGGTGGTGGCCGGGAAGCTCCGGGACCAGAGCCCTGATGTGTTCTCAGCCAAAGTCAGGGGGCAGCTG CACATGGAGAACATCACCTTTGTAACGGAGTCCCGCGTGGCAGAGCAGGAGGAGGCGTTCTGGAGCCCCAGATACATCTTCCACAGCTTCATGGAGAGACTGTGGGCGTACCTGACCATCCAGCAACTGCTGGAGCAAAC AGTCTCCATGCCAGATGCTGAGAAGCAGGCTCTTGAGGCCCGAGCTCTGAACTTGTCGCTCAGCTACAGTTTTGTCACCCCGCTCACGTCCATGGTGATCACCAAACCCGAAGGTCAAGAGCAGTCTCAGGTTGCTGAGAAACCCGTGGAAAATG AAAACAGACACAGGAACGTCCACTCAG GTCACACTCTCTTCAGATATCATTCCGTGGGAGGCAAAGCGTCCAGAGTATCAG GAGGCAGCAGTGCAGACCCTGTCTTTTCTACAAGAAGAGGCTGGAGAGGACAAG GACCACCTGGACCTCTTCATCCTCATCTTCCTTATCCACCCCACCGTACGCCCTGGAGACCAACGCCACCAGACGTGATGCCAC aaacAACCATGGCATCCCCACACCACG CCCCCATCCAGCCTCCTTCTGTCATCCTGCCGCTGCCTGGGCGGAGCGTGGACCGGCTCTGTGTGGACCTCAAGCGCTCTCAGGGACCGACAAACCTGCTCTCAGACCCTGGCCAAG GGATTGAGGTGACTGGCCACTATGAGACAGAGAAGGGCCACTTCTCGTGGATTGAGGTGACCTTCGAGAAACCCCAGCTGCAGGTTCGTGCATCCCCTGAGCACGTGGTAGTGACTCGGAACCGAAGAAGCTCTGCATACAAGTGGAAGAAAACTCTGTACTCGGTGATGCCAGG TCTCAAGATGACCATGGACAAGGCGGGGCTTCTGCTGCTCAGCAGCCCTGACAGAGTGACCATCGGCCTGCTGTCCTGGGACGGCCCTGGGGCGGGGCTCCGGCTCCTTCTGCGGGACACTGACCGCTTCTCCAGCCACATCAATGGGACCCTTG GCCAGTTTTACCAGGGCGTGCTCTGGGAGCCCCTGGCAGCAGCAGATGACAGCAAGCGAACACTGAAGGTCCAGGGGCAtgaccactctgccaccag AGAGCTCAAGCTGGACTACCAAGAGGGGCCCCCGGGAACAGAGATTTCCTGCTGGTCTGTGGAGCTGTAG
- the ITIH4 gene encoding inter-alpha-trypsin inhibitor heavy chain H4 isoform X2, giving the protein MKTPAPGRACGVVLVLLSLATLQTLRAQKNDIDIYSLTVDSRVSSRFAHTVVTSRVVNKASTLQEVTFQMELPKKAFITNFSMIIDGVTYPGNIKEKAAAQEQYSAAVERGESAGLVKATGRKTEQFQVSVSVAPAAKITFELVYEELLVRHLGAYELLLKVQPQQLVKHLQMDIYIFEPQGISFLETESTFMTNELAEALTTTQNKTKAHVRFRPTLSQQQKSPEQQQDTVLDGNFIVRYDVDRTVSGGSIQIENGYFVHYFAPEHLATIPKNVIFVIDKSGSMSGRKIQQTREALIKILGDLGPRDQFNLISFSGEATPWKPQLVAASAENVNAAKSYAAAIQARGGTNINDAILMAVQLLERANREELLPPGSVTLIILLTDGDPTVGETNPSEIQKNVQEAIDGQHSLFCLGFGFDVSYAFLEKLALDNGGLARRIYEDSDSALQLQDFYQEVANPLMTSVAFEYPSNTVEAVTQDAFRLFFKGSELVVAGKLRDQSPDVFSAKVRGQLHMENITFVTESRVAEQEEAFWSPRYIFHSFMERLWAYLTIQQLLEQTVSMPDAEKQALEARALNLSLSYSFVTPLTSMVITKPEGQEQSQVAEKPVENENRHRNVHSGHTLFRYHSVGGKASRVSGGSSADPVFSTRRGWRGQGPPGPLHPHLPYPPHRTPWRPTPPDVMPRLSATSFLDEHDMDLRIKETTMASPHHAPIQPPSVILPLPGRSVDRLCVDLKRSQGPTNLLSDPGQGIEVTGHYETEKGHFSWIEVTFEKPQLQVRASPEHVVVTRNRRSSAYKWKKTLYSVMPGLKMTMDKAGLLLLSSPDRVTIGLLSWDGPGAGLRLLLRDTDRFSSHINGTLGQFYQGVLWEPLAAADDSKRTLKVQGHDHSATRELKLDYQEGPPGTEISCWSVEL; this is encoded by the exons ATGaagaccccagcccctggccgCGCCTGCGGCGTCGTGCTGGTCCTGCTCTCGCTGGCCACCCTCCAGACCCTCAGGGCCCAAAAG AATGACATCGACATCTACAGCCTCACTGTAGACTCCAGGGTCTCATCCCGATTTGCCCACACAGTCGTCACCAGCCGGGTGGTCAACAAGGCCAGTACTTTGCAGGAGGTCACCTTCCAGATGGAGCTGCCCAAGAAAGCCTTTATCACCAACTTCTCCAT gatCATTGATGGTGTGACCTACCCCGGTAACATCAAGGAGAAGGCTGCAGCCCAGGAGCAGTACAGCGCGGCtgtggagaggggagagagcgCCGGCCTCGTCAA GGCCACTGGGAGAAAGACAGAGCAGTTCCAGGTGTCAGTCAGTGTGGCGCCCGCTGCCAAGATCACCTTCGAGCTGGTGTATGAGGAGCTCCTGGTGCGGCATCTGGGAGCGTACGAGCTGCTGCTGAAAGTCCAGCCCCAGCAGCTGGTCAAGCACCTGCAG ATGGACATTTACATCTTTGAGCCTCAGGGCATCAGCTTTCTGGAGACAGAGAGCACCTTCATGACCAATGAACTGGCAGAGGCCCTCACCACCACACAGAACAAGACCAAG GCTCATGTCCGATTCAGGCCGACGCTGTCCCAGCAGCAAAAGTCTCCAGAGCAGCAGCAGGACACAGTCCTGGATGGCAACTTCATCGTCCGCTATGATGTGGACCGGACTGTCTCCGGGGGTTCCAttcag ATCGAGAATGGCTACTTTGTGCACTACTTTGCCCCTGAGCACCTGGCCACGATACCCAAGAACGTGATCTTCGTCATTGACAAGAGCGGCTCCATGAGCGGCAGGAAAATCCAGCAG ACCCGGGAAGCCCTCATCAAGATCCTGGGTGACCTCGGTCCCCGTGACCAGTTCAACCTCATCAGCTTCAGTGGGGAAGCAACCCCGTGGAAGCCACAGCTAGTGGCAGCCTCGGCTGAGAACGTGAACGCGGCCAAGAGCTACGCCGCTGCCATCCAGGCCCGGGGAG GGACCAATATAAACGATGCGATACTGATGGCCGTGCAGCTGCTAGAGAGAGCCAACCGGGAGGAGCTGCTGCCCCCAGGAAGCGTCACCCTCATCATCCTCCTCACCGACGGCGACCCCACTGTGG GGGAAACCAACCCCTCAGAGATCCAGAAGAACGTTCAGGAAGCCATAGACGGCCAGCACAGCCTCTTCTGCCTGGGCTTCGGCTTCGACGTCAGCTACGCCTTCCTGGAGAAGCTGGCACTGGACAACGGTGGCCTGGCCCGGCGCATCTATGAGGACTCGGACTCCGCACTGCAGCTCCAG GACTTCTACCAAGAGGTGGCCAACCCACTGATGACATCGGTGGCCTTCGAGTACCCAAGCAACACCGTGGAGGCGGTCACACAGGACGCCTTCCGGCTGTTCTTCAAGGGCTCCGAGTTGGTGGTGGCCGGGAAGCTCCGGGACCAGAGCCCTGATGTGTTCTCAGCCAAAGTCAGGGGGCAGCTG CACATGGAGAACATCACCTTTGTAACGGAGTCCCGCGTGGCAGAGCAGGAGGAGGCGTTCTGGAGCCCCAGATACATCTTCCACAGCTTCATGGAGAGACTGTGGGCGTACCTGACCATCCAGCAACTGCTGGAGCAAAC AGTCTCCATGCCAGATGCTGAGAAGCAGGCTCTTGAGGCCCGAGCTCTGAACTTGTCGCTCAGCTACAGTTTTGTCACCCCGCTCACGTCCATGGTGATCACCAAACCCGAAGGTCAAGAGCAGTCTCAGGTTGCTGAGAAACCCGTGGAAAATG AAAACAGACACAGGAACGTCCACTCAG GTCACACTCTCTTCAGATATCATTCCGTGGGAGGCAAAGCGTCCAGAGTATCAG GAGGCAGCAGTGCAGACCCTGTCTTTTCTACAAGAAGAGGCTGGAGAGGACAAG GACCACCTGGACCTCTTCATCCTCATCTTCCTTATCCACCCCACCGTACGCCCTGGAGACCAACGCCACCAGACGTGATGCCAC GGCTATCAGCTACCTCATTTCTTGATGAACATGACATGGACTTAAGAATCAAAG aaacAACCATGGCATCCCCACACCACG CCCCCATCCAGCCTCCTTCTGTCATCCTGCCGCTGCCTGGGCGGAGCGTGGACCGGCTCTGTGTGGACCTCAAGCGCTCTCAGGGACCGACAAACCTGCTCTCAGACCCTGGCCAAG GGATTGAGGTGACTGGCCACTATGAGACAGAGAAGGGCCACTTCTCGTGGATTGAGGTGACCTTCGAGAAACCCCAGCTGCAGGTTCGTGCATCCCCTGAGCACGTGGTAGTGACTCGGAACCGAAGAAGCTCTGCATACAAGTGGAAGAAAACTCTGTACTCGGTGATGCCAGG TCTCAAGATGACCATGGACAAGGCGGGGCTTCTGCTGCTCAGCAGCCCTGACAGAGTGACCATCGGCCTGCTGTCCTGGGACGGCCCTGGGGCGGGGCTCCGGCTCCTTCTGCGGGACACTGACCGCTTCTCCAGCCACATCAATGGGACCCTTG GCCAGTTTTACCAGGGCGTGCTCTGGGAGCCCCTGGCAGCAGCAGATGACAGCAAGCGAACACTGAAGGTCCAGGGGCAtgaccactctgccaccag AGAGCTCAAGCTGGACTACCAAGAGGGGCCCCCGGGAACAGAGATTTCCTGCTGGTCTGTGGAGCTGTAG
- the ITIH4 gene encoding inter-alpha-trypsin inhibitor heavy chain H4 isoform X5 — protein MKTPAPGRACGVVLVLLSLATLQTLRAQKNDIDIYSLTVDSRVSSRFAHTVVTSRVVNKASTLQEVTFQMELPKKAFITNFSMIIDGVTYPGNIKEKAAAQEQYSAAVERGESAGLVKATGRKTEQFQVSVSVAPAAKITFELVYEELLVRHLGAYELLLKVQPQQLVKHLQMDIYIFEPQGISFLETESTFMTNELAEALTTTQNKTKAHVRFRPTLSQQQKSPEQQQDTVLDGNFIVRYDVDRTVSGGSIQIENGYFVHYFAPEHLATIPKNVIFVIDKSGSMSGRKIQQTREALIKILGDLGPRDQFNLISFSGEATPWKPQLVAASAENVNAAKSYAAAIQARGGTNINDAILMAVQLLERANREELLPPGSVTLIILLTDGDPTVGETNPSEIQKNVQEAIDGQHSLFCLGFGFDVSYAFLEKLALDNGGLARRIYEDSDSALQLQDFYQEVANPLMTSVAFEYPSNTVEAVTQDAFRLFFKGSELVVAGKLRDQSPDVFSAKVRGQLHMENITFVTESRVAEQEEAFWSPRYIFHSFMERLWAYLTIQQLLEQTVSMPDAEKQALEARALNLSLSYSFVTPLTSMVITKPEGQEQSQVAEKPVENENRHRNVHSGHTLFRYHSVGGKASRVSGGSSADPVFSTRRGWRGQGVFDKLYNFPTRLGPPGPLHPHLPYPPHRTPWRPTPPDVMPRLSATSFLDEHDMDLRIKETTMASPHHGIEVTGHYETEKGHFSWIEVTFEKPQLQVRASPEHVVVTRNRRSSAYKWKKTLYSVMPGLKMTMDKAGLLLLSSPDRVTIGLLSWDGPGAGLRLLLRDTDRFSSHINGTLGQFYQGVLWEPLAAADDSKRTLKVQGHDHSATRELKLDYQEGPPGTEISCWSVEL, from the exons ATGaagaccccagcccctggccgCGCCTGCGGCGTCGTGCTGGTCCTGCTCTCGCTGGCCACCCTCCAGACCCTCAGGGCCCAAAAG AATGACATCGACATCTACAGCCTCACTGTAGACTCCAGGGTCTCATCCCGATTTGCCCACACAGTCGTCACCAGCCGGGTGGTCAACAAGGCCAGTACTTTGCAGGAGGTCACCTTCCAGATGGAGCTGCCCAAGAAAGCCTTTATCACCAACTTCTCCAT gatCATTGATGGTGTGACCTACCCCGGTAACATCAAGGAGAAGGCTGCAGCCCAGGAGCAGTACAGCGCGGCtgtggagaggggagagagcgCCGGCCTCGTCAA GGCCACTGGGAGAAAGACAGAGCAGTTCCAGGTGTCAGTCAGTGTGGCGCCCGCTGCCAAGATCACCTTCGAGCTGGTGTATGAGGAGCTCCTGGTGCGGCATCTGGGAGCGTACGAGCTGCTGCTGAAAGTCCAGCCCCAGCAGCTGGTCAAGCACCTGCAG ATGGACATTTACATCTTTGAGCCTCAGGGCATCAGCTTTCTGGAGACAGAGAGCACCTTCATGACCAATGAACTGGCAGAGGCCCTCACCACCACACAGAACAAGACCAAG GCTCATGTCCGATTCAGGCCGACGCTGTCCCAGCAGCAAAAGTCTCCAGAGCAGCAGCAGGACACAGTCCTGGATGGCAACTTCATCGTCCGCTATGATGTGGACCGGACTGTCTCCGGGGGTTCCAttcag ATCGAGAATGGCTACTTTGTGCACTACTTTGCCCCTGAGCACCTGGCCACGATACCCAAGAACGTGATCTTCGTCATTGACAAGAGCGGCTCCATGAGCGGCAGGAAAATCCAGCAG ACCCGGGAAGCCCTCATCAAGATCCTGGGTGACCTCGGTCCCCGTGACCAGTTCAACCTCATCAGCTTCAGTGGGGAAGCAACCCCGTGGAAGCCACAGCTAGTGGCAGCCTCGGCTGAGAACGTGAACGCGGCCAAGAGCTACGCCGCTGCCATCCAGGCCCGGGGAG GGACCAATATAAACGATGCGATACTGATGGCCGTGCAGCTGCTAGAGAGAGCCAACCGGGAGGAGCTGCTGCCCCCAGGAAGCGTCACCCTCATCATCCTCCTCACCGACGGCGACCCCACTGTGG GGGAAACCAACCCCTCAGAGATCCAGAAGAACGTTCAGGAAGCCATAGACGGCCAGCACAGCCTCTTCTGCCTGGGCTTCGGCTTCGACGTCAGCTACGCCTTCCTGGAGAAGCTGGCACTGGACAACGGTGGCCTGGCCCGGCGCATCTATGAGGACTCGGACTCCGCACTGCAGCTCCAG GACTTCTACCAAGAGGTGGCCAACCCACTGATGACATCGGTGGCCTTCGAGTACCCAAGCAACACCGTGGAGGCGGTCACACAGGACGCCTTCCGGCTGTTCTTCAAGGGCTCCGAGTTGGTGGTGGCCGGGAAGCTCCGGGACCAGAGCCCTGATGTGTTCTCAGCCAAAGTCAGGGGGCAGCTG CACATGGAGAACATCACCTTTGTAACGGAGTCCCGCGTGGCAGAGCAGGAGGAGGCGTTCTGGAGCCCCAGATACATCTTCCACAGCTTCATGGAGAGACTGTGGGCGTACCTGACCATCCAGCAACTGCTGGAGCAAAC AGTCTCCATGCCAGATGCTGAGAAGCAGGCTCTTGAGGCCCGAGCTCTGAACTTGTCGCTCAGCTACAGTTTTGTCACCCCGCTCACGTCCATGGTGATCACCAAACCCGAAGGTCAAGAGCAGTCTCAGGTTGCTGAGAAACCCGTGGAAAATG AAAACAGACACAGGAACGTCCACTCAG GTCACACTCTCTTCAGATATCATTCCGTGGGAGGCAAAGCGTCCAGAGTATCAG GAGGCAGCAGTGCAGACCCTGTCTTTTCTACAAGAAGAGGCTGGAGAGGACAAGG AGTTTTCGATAAACTGTACAATTTCCCCACGAGATTAGGACCACCTGGACCTCTTCATCCTCATCTTCCTTATCCACCCCACCGTACGCCCTGGAGACCAACGCCACCAGACGTGATGCCAC GGCTATCAGCTACCTCATTTCTTGATGAACATGACATGGACTTAAGAATCAAAG aaacAACCATGGCATCCCCACACCACG GGATTGAGGTGACTGGCCACTATGAGACAGAGAAGGGCCACTTCTCGTGGATTGAGGTGACCTTCGAGAAACCCCAGCTGCAGGTTCGTGCATCCCCTGAGCACGTGGTAGTGACTCGGAACCGAAGAAGCTCTGCATACAAGTGGAAGAAAACTCTGTACTCGGTGATGCCAGG TCTCAAGATGACCATGGACAAGGCGGGGCTTCTGCTGCTCAGCAGCCCTGACAGAGTGACCATCGGCCTGCTGTCCTGGGACGGCCCTGGGGCGGGGCTCCGGCTCCTTCTGCGGGACACTGACCGCTTCTCCAGCCACATCAATGGGACCCTTG GCCAGTTTTACCAGGGCGTGCTCTGGGAGCCCCTGGCAGCAGCAGATGACAGCAAGCGAACACTGAAGGTCCAGGGGCAtgaccactctgccaccag AGAGCTCAAGCTGGACTACCAAGAGGGGCCCCCGGGAACAGAGATTTCCTGCTGGTCTGTGGAGCTGTAG
- the ITIH4 gene encoding inter-alpha-trypsin inhibitor heavy chain H4 isoform X8 — protein MKTPAPGRACGVVLVLLSLATLQTLRAQKNDIDIYSLTVDSRVSSRFAHTVVTSRVVNKASTLQEVTFQMELPKKAFITNFSMIIDGVTYPGNIKEKAAAQEQYSAAVERGESAGLVKATGRKTEQFQVSVSVAPAAKITFELVYEELLVRHLGAYELLLKVQPQQLVKHLQMDIYIFEPQGISFLETESTFMTNELAEALTTTQNKTKAHVRFRPTLSQQQKSPEQQQDTVLDGNFIVRYDVDRTVSGGSIQIENGYFVHYFAPEHLATIPKNVIFVIDKSGSMSGRKIQQTREALIKILGDLGPRDQFNLISFSGEATPWKPQLVAASAENVNAAKSYAAAIQARGGTNINDAILMAVQLLERANREELLPPGSVTLIILLTDGDPTVGETNPSEIQKNVQEAIDGQHSLFCLGFGFDVSYAFLEKLALDNGGLARRIYEDSDSALQLQDFYQEVANPLMTSVAFEYPSNTVEAVTQDAFRLFFKGSELVVAGKLRDQSPDVFSAKVRGQLHMENITFVTESRVAEQEEAFWSPRYIFHSFMERLWAYLTIQQLLEQTVSMPDAEKQALEARALNLSLSYSFVTPLTSMVITKPEGQEQSQVAEKPVENENRHRNVHSGPPGPLHPHLPYPPHRTPWRPTPPDVMPQTTMASPHHAPIQPPSVILPLPGRSVDRLCVDLKRSQGPTNLLSDPGQGIEVTGHYETEKGHFSWIEVTFEKPQLQVRASPEHVVVTRNRRSSAYKWKKTLYSVMPGLKMTMDKAGLLLLSSPDRVTIGLLSWDGPGAGLRLLLRDTDRFSSHINGTLGQFYQGVLWEPLAAADDSKRTLKVQGHDHSATRELKLDYQEGPPGTEISCWSVEL, from the exons ATGaagaccccagcccctggccgCGCCTGCGGCGTCGTGCTGGTCCTGCTCTCGCTGGCCACCCTCCAGACCCTCAGGGCCCAAAAG AATGACATCGACATCTACAGCCTCACTGTAGACTCCAGGGTCTCATCCCGATTTGCCCACACAGTCGTCACCAGCCGGGTGGTCAACAAGGCCAGTACTTTGCAGGAGGTCACCTTCCAGATGGAGCTGCCCAAGAAAGCCTTTATCACCAACTTCTCCAT gatCATTGATGGTGTGACCTACCCCGGTAACATCAAGGAGAAGGCTGCAGCCCAGGAGCAGTACAGCGCGGCtgtggagaggggagagagcgCCGGCCTCGTCAA GGCCACTGGGAGAAAGACAGAGCAGTTCCAGGTGTCAGTCAGTGTGGCGCCCGCTGCCAAGATCACCTTCGAGCTGGTGTATGAGGAGCTCCTGGTGCGGCATCTGGGAGCGTACGAGCTGCTGCTGAAAGTCCAGCCCCAGCAGCTGGTCAAGCACCTGCAG ATGGACATTTACATCTTTGAGCCTCAGGGCATCAGCTTTCTGGAGACAGAGAGCACCTTCATGACCAATGAACTGGCAGAGGCCCTCACCACCACACAGAACAAGACCAAG GCTCATGTCCGATTCAGGCCGACGCTGTCCCAGCAGCAAAAGTCTCCAGAGCAGCAGCAGGACACAGTCCTGGATGGCAACTTCATCGTCCGCTATGATGTGGACCGGACTGTCTCCGGGGGTTCCAttcag ATCGAGAATGGCTACTTTGTGCACTACTTTGCCCCTGAGCACCTGGCCACGATACCCAAGAACGTGATCTTCGTCATTGACAAGAGCGGCTCCATGAGCGGCAGGAAAATCCAGCAG ACCCGGGAAGCCCTCATCAAGATCCTGGGTGACCTCGGTCCCCGTGACCAGTTCAACCTCATCAGCTTCAGTGGGGAAGCAACCCCGTGGAAGCCACAGCTAGTGGCAGCCTCGGCTGAGAACGTGAACGCGGCCAAGAGCTACGCCGCTGCCATCCAGGCCCGGGGAG GGACCAATATAAACGATGCGATACTGATGGCCGTGCAGCTGCTAGAGAGAGCCAACCGGGAGGAGCTGCTGCCCCCAGGAAGCGTCACCCTCATCATCCTCCTCACCGACGGCGACCCCACTGTGG GGGAAACCAACCCCTCAGAGATCCAGAAGAACGTTCAGGAAGCCATAGACGGCCAGCACAGCCTCTTCTGCCTGGGCTTCGGCTTCGACGTCAGCTACGCCTTCCTGGAGAAGCTGGCACTGGACAACGGTGGCCTGGCCCGGCGCATCTATGAGGACTCGGACTCCGCACTGCAGCTCCAG GACTTCTACCAAGAGGTGGCCAACCCACTGATGACATCGGTGGCCTTCGAGTACCCAAGCAACACCGTGGAGGCGGTCACACAGGACGCCTTCCGGCTGTTCTTCAAGGGCTCCGAGTTGGTGGTGGCCGGGAAGCTCCGGGACCAGAGCCCTGATGTGTTCTCAGCCAAAGTCAGGGGGCAGCTG CACATGGAGAACATCACCTTTGTAACGGAGTCCCGCGTGGCAGAGCAGGAGGAGGCGTTCTGGAGCCCCAGATACATCTTCCACAGCTTCATGGAGAGACTGTGGGCGTACCTGACCATCCAGCAACTGCTGGAGCAAAC AGTCTCCATGCCAGATGCTGAGAAGCAGGCTCTTGAGGCCCGAGCTCTGAACTTGTCGCTCAGCTACAGTTTTGTCACCCCGCTCACGTCCATGGTGATCACCAAACCCGAAGGTCAAGAGCAGTCTCAGGTTGCTGAGAAACCCGTGGAAAATG AAAACAGACACAGGAACGTCCACTCAG GACCACCTGGACCTCTTCATCCTCATCTTCCTTATCCACCCCACCGTACGCCCTGGAGACCAACGCCACCAGACGTGATGCCAC aaacAACCATGGCATCCCCACACCACG CCCCCATCCAGCCTCCTTCTGTCATCCTGCCGCTGCCTGGGCGGAGCGTGGACCGGCTCTGTGTGGACCTCAAGCGCTCTCAGGGACCGACAAACCTGCTCTCAGACCCTGGCCAAG GGATTGAGGTGACTGGCCACTATGAGACAGAGAAGGGCCACTTCTCGTGGATTGAGGTGACCTTCGAGAAACCCCAGCTGCAGGTTCGTGCATCCCCTGAGCACGTGGTAGTGACTCGGAACCGAAGAAGCTCTGCATACAAGTGGAAGAAAACTCTGTACTCGGTGATGCCAGG TCTCAAGATGACCATGGACAAGGCGGGGCTTCTGCTGCTCAGCAGCCCTGACAGAGTGACCATCGGCCTGCTGTCCTGGGACGGCCCTGGGGCGGGGCTCCGGCTCCTTCTGCGGGACACTGACCGCTTCTCCAGCCACATCAATGGGACCCTTG GCCAGTTTTACCAGGGCGTGCTCTGGGAGCCCCTGGCAGCAGCAGATGACAGCAAGCGAACACTGAAGGTCCAGGGGCAtgaccactctgccaccag AGAGCTCAAGCTGGACTACCAAGAGGGGCCCCCGGGAACAGAGATTTCCTGCTGGTCTGTGGAGCTGTAG